The following proteins come from a genomic window of Leopardus geoffroyi isolate Oge1 chromosome A3, O.geoffroyi_Oge1_pat1.0, whole genome shotgun sequence:
- the SCRT2 gene encoding transcriptional repressor scratch 2, whose translation MPRSFLVKKIKGDGFQCSGVPAPTYHPLETAYVLPGARGPPGDNGYAPHCLPPSSYDADQKPGLELAPAEPAYPPAAPEEYSDPESPQSSLSARYFRGEAAVTDSYSMDAFFISDGRSRRRRGAGGGDAGGAGDAGSAGGRAGRAGAPAGGGHRHACAECGKTYATSSNLSRHKQTHRSLDSQLARKCPTCGKAYVSMPALAMHVLTHNLRHKCGVCGKAFSRPWLLQGHMRSHTGEKPFGCAHCGKAFADRSNLRAHMQTHSAFKHYRCRQCDKSFALKSYLHKHCEAACVKGAEPPPPPPAGPTS comes from the exons ATGCCGCGCTCCTTCCTGGTAAAGAAGATCAAAGGGGACGGCTTCCAGTGCAGCGGGGTGCCGGCCCCCACCTACCACCCCTTGGAGACCGCCTACGTGCTGCCTGGCGCCCGGGGGCCGCCCGGGGACAACG GTTACGCCCCGCACTGCCTGCCGCCCAGCAGCTACGATGCGGACCAGAAGCCCGGCCTGGAGCTGGCGCCGGCCGAGCCCGCCTACCCGCCGGCGGCGCCGGAGGAGTACAGCGACCCCGAGAGCCCGCAGTCCAGCCTGTCGGCGCGCTACTTCCGCGGGGAGGCGGCCGTGACCGACAGCTACTCCATGGACGCCTTCTTCATCTCGGACGGGCGCtcgcggcggcggcgcggcgcgggcggcggggaCGCGGGCGGCGCGGGGGACGCCGGGAGCGCCGGGGGGCGCGCGGGGCGCGCGGGGGCGCCGGCGGGCGGCGGGCACCGGCACGCGTGCGCCGAGTGCGGCAAGACGTACGCCACGTCGTCGAACCTGAGCCGCCACAAGCAGACGCACCGCAGCCTGGACAGCCAGCTGGCGCGCAAGTGCCCGACGTGCGGCAAGGCGTACGTGTCCATGCCCGCCCTGGCCATGCACGTGCTCACGCACAACCTGCGCCACAAGTGCGGCGTGTGCGGCAAGGCCTTCTCGCGGCCCTGGCTGCTGCAGGGCCACATGCGCTCgcacacgggcgagaagccgTTCGGCTGCGCGCACTGCGGCAAGGCCTTCGCCGACCGCTCCAACCTGCGCGCGCACATGCAGACGCACTCGGCCTTCAAGCACTACCGCTGCCGCCAGTGCGACAAGAGCTTCGCGCTCAAGTCCTACCTCCACAAGCACTGCGAGGCCGCCTGCGTCAAGGGGGCCgagccgcccccgccgccgcccgccggcccCACCAGCTGA